From the genome of Portunus trituberculatus isolate SZX2019 chromosome 5, ASM1759143v1, whole genome shotgun sequence:
ACCATAACAtcgtaaaaaaaacaacaaaaataacaaaaaaaacacgatgaaaaacaaacattggataaaaattacaaagaaaaatacaaagatttggaaaaaaatataaaaaatactaaTTGTGTAAAGGCGAGGTGTGCTAATTGGTTgagtgtacaggtgtgtgtgtgtgtgtgtgtgtgtgtgtgtgtgtgtgtgtgtgtgtgtgtgtgtgtgtgtgtgtgtgtgtgtgtgtgtgtgtgtgtgtagctcttCTTAAGATCACCACAAGTTGCCAAATTTTTTATTAAGAGGTATTGTATTCAGTTGccaataactgtgtgtgtgtgtgtgtgtgtgtgtgtgtgtgtgtgtgtgtgtgtgtgtgtgtgtgtgtgtgtgtgtgtgtgtgtgttatgcccTAATAAATGCTCCATAGATAagtatgtttttttcctcttcacacttacctgagagagagagagagagagagagagagagagagagagagagagagagagagagagagaaaagaaacccacacacacacacacacacacacacacacacacacacacacacacacacacacacacacacacacacacacacacacacacacacacacacacacaccccttagTCACCATTACTTGCCGCATCACACTTCGctgcttcctcccctctctctctctctctttctctctctctctttcctaatcAGCGTTATCACCCTAATGACAAAGCACAAAAGGGGACAAAGGGACGCTGGCAGGAAACGCACAATCCTTCCTTATTCCCCCTTCATCCTCCCAGCAATCAGGACGTGCAGGTAAGCCTCTCTGTATAGGTGTGTTTGTAATattagactaggttaggttgggttaggttaggttaggttaggttaggttgggttagcttaggttaggttaggttaggttaggttaggttaggttgggttgggttgggttgggttgggttgggttaggttaggttcattttaGGCCCATatcctgaaacacttccacgctgCACCCTCATTGTTTGTCAAGGGTTCTAGctgaagtgacatgggtttttaagggtgtttctgtaattttagtAATATGTtagcaagttttctgcattatcaacaggacaaacacacactttacaACTGGTCTAATAGTCTCTGCAGTCTATTTCTtacaaagggctctagttgaagtgacacggatttttaaggatatttacTGCAATTCTAGTAACACGTTAACAAGTTttttgcattatcaacaggaaaaaatactctttagaactcaactaatcgtctctgtggtctttgaaaatggtcgctgtgagagagggaagcgtttctgaatatggcgccttaagagtggttaggttaggttaggttaggtttaagaagtgaaggaatgaaatgaagtttgttaggttgggttaggttcaggttaggttaggttaggttaggtttaagaggtgaaggttaggttaggttaggtttaagaggtgaaggttaggttaggttaggttaggttaggtttaagagGTGAAGGGATGAGATGAAGTTTGTTATTGAGTGTAAAGGTAGAGAGCTGTACAGGTATGCTTGAAATATTTagcgtggttaggttaggttaagtttgttttaagtttggtgtgttgtgtttattaatgagtgtgtgtgtaattgttgtTGAGTAAAGATAtgtctgtcgtgtgtgtgtgactgagtgaatgagtgagtgagtgagtgagtgagtgtgtttgtgagtgaaagagagagtgaatgaataaatgaatgataaatcagtgtgtgtgtgtgtgtgtgtgtgtgagtgagtgagtgagcgagtgagcgagttaTGTTTGTTATGAGTAAAGAGTATATATATTGGTAAAAGTATTCACTAATTATTTCTGACCTCTGGAAATGAAGCCTTGGTGATACgtagactctgctgcagagagagagagagagagagaggagaaataaagaaagggagagaaaaagagagagagagagtcaagatgGTGCAGTTTAATGGAACGTACAAGcttgagaagaatgaaaactTGGACGCATTTCTGAGTAAGATGGgtaagtaaaagtagtagtagtagtagtagtagtagtagtagtagtagtagctgttcttgttgttgttgttgtagtcccAATCTTCTACATGTTGTGACTTGTTGCTTTTACATGCACCTGGCACTTGAAGCactgatatcacacacacacacacacacacacacacacacacacacacacacacacacacacacacacacacacacacacacacacacacacacacacacatttgagatAACCAGATAAGAGTGATTACCTtagaccttagagagagagagagagagagagacagagacagagaacaaGAGCATCCCACTCCATTTCACTGagtcctttcctccactcccctgCACACTACACTCCACAACCCTTCAAGGCATAAGCTCAACTGAACAGTACCTGCGTCTCTGGCATGCCCTCTGCTTCCCTATGCGTTTTCGATCACCATTCAGTCCTCGTGGCGAAACGTGACACCGCTACTTTGCCTCCTTTGTACACCAGTCACGCCTACTCTTcaccatatatacacacacacacacacacacacacacacacacacacacacacacacacacacacacacacacacacacatggctggTCTCCCTAAGCACTGCCCTCGTCCAAtgttgaaaatgtggtgtctgTCTTAATATGTTGGGAGTTGTTTAGTGTTTTTGgttgtgtttctgtctctgtgtgtttctgtgtctgtctgtgtgtctgtctgtctctttgtttctctctgttctctctttctttctttctttgtttctgtctgtctgtctgtctgtctgtctgtctgtctgtctgtctctgtctctctctctctctctctctctctctctctctctctctctctctctctctctctctctctctctctctctctctctctctctctctctctctctctctctctctctctctctctctctctctctctctctctctctctctctctctctctctctctctctctctctctctctctctctctctctctctctctctctctgaattcatttaaagaggaaggtttcaagacatttatctcattatttttgGCTAATTATCTTGACTGTTCGAGGACTGCTATCTcagtggacatttttttttttttcaaattgtttttgttgctcttgtctTGACTTGTAACTGACTTGTTTTGATAGCCTTACTGTAACTAACCTTTATTTAACTACTGTCTTAATCTGGGACTAAACTATcttaaacccaacccaacccaacccaacccaacctaacctaacctaacctaacctaacccaacccaacccaacccaacccaacccaacccaacccaacccaacccaacctaacctaacctaatctaacccaacctaacctaacctaacctaacctaatcttaacccaacctaacctaacctaacctaacccaacccaacccaacccaacccaacccaacccaacccaacccaacccaatctaacctaacccaacccaacctaaccttccctaacctaacccaacctaacccaacctaacctaacctaacctaacctaacctaacctaacctaacctaacctaacctaacctaacccaacctaacctaacctaacctaacctaacctaacctaacctaacctaacccaacctaatcttccctaacctaacccaacctaacccaacctaacctaacctaacctaacctaacctaacctaacctaacccaacctaacccaacccaacccaacctaacctaacctaacctaacctaacctaacctaacctaacctaacctaacctaacccaacccccaacctaacctaacgtgctCCATCCAGACGTGGGGtttatgaagaggaagatggctGGGTCCGTGAAGCCCTCAGTGGTGATAGAGGTGGAGGGTGACAAGTGGAAGCTGGTCACCCACACACCCGCCAGCACCATCACCTGGGACTTCACCCTGGGCACTGAGGTCACCCTACCCACTAATGAAGGCagagaggtgaaggtgagtgtcaggagagggggagtggtggtggtggtggtggtggtggtggtggtggtggtggtggtggtggtggtggttattggtgATATATGAGGTAAAAGGGAgtgatgagtagtagtagtagtagtagtagtagtagtagtagtttttgttgtagtagtagtagtagtagttttgttgtagttgtagtagtagtagtagttgtagttgtagtaatagtaatagtagcagtagtagtaatagtagtttttgttgtagtagcagtagttatagttgtagtagtagtagtaacggtagtagtagtattttgttgtagttgtagtaatagtagtagttttagtagtagtagtagtagtagtagtagtagttaatattGCCTATAACGATTTCTATACCAAataacgattctctctctctctctctctctctctctctctctctctctctctctctctctctctctcgcaggcgGTGTTCACGCTGGAGGGCAACAAGCTGATCCAGAGAAGCCTCACTGggaaggaggcggaggtggaCAACGTGAGGGAGTTCACTGACGACGCCTTcataatggtgagagagagagagagagagagagagagagagagatgtgatatgtattgtgtttttatatttgtgtatgttattaattctctctctctctctctctctctctctctctctctctctctctctctctctctctctctctctctctctctctctctctctctctctctctctcaccagcacTTGACACACAAGGAATCTGGGTTGAAGTGCACCAGGACATTCAAGAGGACGTGACGCGCTCTCCCtgctctcccacctctcccactTCTCCCTCAGGTGAAGTGCGCACCGGCGGGGGTCGTGTGAGCGGGGACGTGAGgtgac
Proteins encoded in this window:
- the LOC123515408 gene encoding fatty acid-binding protein-like encodes the protein MVQFNGTYKLEKNENLDAFLSKMDVGFMKRKMAGSVKPSVVIEVEGDKWKLVTHTPASTITWDFTLGTEVTLPTNEGREVKAVFTLEGNKLIQRSLTGKEAEVDNVREFTDDAFIMHLTHKESGLKCTRTFKRT